From Cheilinus undulatus linkage group 18, ASM1832078v1, whole genome shotgun sequence, the proteins below share one genomic window:
- the LOC121526764 gene encoding complement component C1q receptor encodes MICLQPAVFLPVKVTTWTTLAVFLLSLTAGFGQTGACRPFCAGNDCMTLNQDRMDFKSAVEACHGRNGELMTFQTKTDKNIFDIFTEELHGNFWIGLHLPAGTCSNLSAPLRDFEWTSGSMLSRFIPSSFTWTDNVQVCSPHCVSLSNDGQLTERLCTDRTDGYLCKTKHKDACQTQKLSESPVFQSSKGCSTFPCEHKCTDIKGGYKCSCFRGYIPDSKDPHLCRMFCSEQKCPAVCQRLADSSCFCAEGYLMVSDGAKKVCEDIDECSHHWCDQKCKNTFGGFVCSCGEGFMLKNQVKCVRAALNGSTVVTTPTAIGSVRPAANNNTITGSSAAAGGFIWMWIFLSLAVIVLIIVIRFYVVRNQRNRGRNVTQQSPEPVDNREC; translated from the coding sequence ATGATCTGCTTGCAGCCTGCAGTATTTTTGCCAGTGAAGGTGACCACATGGACTACTCTGGCGGTGTTTTTGTTATCTTTAACGGCAGGATTTGGCCAGACTGGCGCCTGTAGACCCTTTTGTGCTGGGAATGACTGCATGACTTTAAACCAAGACAGGATGGACTTTAAATCAGCCGTGGAAGCATGCCACGGCAGAAATGGAGAACTGATGACATTCCAGACTAAGACAGATAAGAAcatctttgacattttcactgAGGAACTACACGGAAACTTCTGGATTGGACTCCATTTACCAGCTGGCACCTGCAGCAACCTATCAGCTCCTCTAAGAGACTTCGAGTGGACCTCTGGCAGCATGTTAAGCCGCTTTATTCCATCCTCTTTCACTTGGACTGACAACGTTCAAGTCTGCTCTCCCCACTGTGTGTCTCTCTCAAACGATGGACAGTTGACGGAGAGGCTGTGCACGGACAGAACTGATGGGTATCTGTGCAAAACGAAGCACAAAGACGCATGCCAGACACAGAAATTATCCGAGTCGCCTGTTTTCCAGAGTTCTAAAGGATGCTCCACCTTTCCTTGTGAGCATAAGTGCACTGATATTAAAGGAGGGTATAAATGCTCGTGTTTCAGAGGATATATCCCAGACAGTAAGGACCCGCACCTCTGCAGAATGTTCTGCTCAGAACAGAAATGCCCTGCAGTGTGTCAGAGACTCGCCGATAGCTCATGTTTCTGTGCTGAAGGCTACCTGATGGTATCTGATGGTGCAAAGAAAGTCTGTGAGGACATTGATGAATGTTCACATCATTGGTGTGatcaaaagtgtaaaaatactTTCGGAGGTTTTGTGTGTTCCTGTGGAGAAGGATTCATGTTAAAAAATCAGGTCAAATGCGTTAGAGCTGCACTCAATGGAAGTACTGTGGTCACAACCCCAACTGCCATCGGTTCTGTGAGACCAGCTGCTAATAATAACACAATTACTGGTTCTTCTGCCGCTGCTGGGGGCTTCATCTGGATGTGGATTTTTCTATCTCTGGCTGTAATTGTGTTAATAATTGTCATAAGGTTTTATGTCGTTAGGAACCAGAGGAATAGAGGACGAAACGTCACTCAGCAGTCACCTGAACCTGTGGATAACAGAGAGTGCTAA
- the LOC121526763 gene encoding complement component C1q receptor — MFQTHNTFSAPYGQSHTGCYPQTSRTLSGLYLLANFAVMFLFFVLQLILTFESSSGTEHETLCCSNACFTLHMSNVSFEKAHQNCDHNGGYLMTVREPKEEHVLRSLLSQVKRQRQDEPMKFWIGLKLNRGDCVLADKTLKGFKWVSGEEESHYSNWVEEPDSTCTKASCVSIQYSPLGPNQLKWTAGSCKRTAFYVCKFYFKGMCKPLALLGAGQITYRTAFSEEPLRTQMQLYPLGTYAEIVCGDNQSHESWCTGTDGFYWTVPGPFCQTEKQNCTVINGGCEHECRQDEEGVKCICYKGYSLNEDGLTCTRTDLCSFDTCEHRSVTGESGYSCKCPHGFKLDTNQRNCADIDECESQICEQHLCINSHGSYTCMCNHGYRLVEGRCSDVDECLQSTDICPYKCVNTEGSFLCTCQQGFHMEADGSTCIPDVVKASPASSDNQTSEGTEKTSKDSSATDELQQQSRHTEAPPSESELANVTSRDQQSNVSLVTSVSNTANSKVIICVLGSLIPLLLLLAVTVAIAIFRCSQTEKAAKKNTTTDGYCWVSSGFDPRLEKLYESILTDDL; from the coding sequence ATGTTTCAGACCcacaacactttttctgcaccgTATGGACAGTCACATACTGGATGTTACCCTCAGACTTCCAGGACCCTTTCAGGACTTTATCTGCTTGCTAATTTTGCAGTtatgttcttgttttttgtcCTCCAGCTAATCCTAACCTTTGAGAGTTCATCTGGAACCGAACATGAGACTCTGTGCTGCTCCAACGCCTGCTTCACGCTGCACATGAGCAACGTCAGCTTCGAGAAAGCTCATCAGAATTGCGACCACAATGGAGGTTACCTGATGACTGTCAGAGAGCCAAAAGAAGAGCATGTGCTGCGTTCACTTCTCTCACAGGTCAAAAGACAAAGACAGGATGAGCCAATGAAATTCTGGATTGGATTAAAACTGAACAGAGGGGACTGTGTGCTCGCTGACAAGACTCTGAAAGGATTTAAATGGGTGTCTGGAGAGGAAGAATCACACTACTCCAACTGGGTAGAAGAACCTGACTCCACATGCACAAAGGCGAGCTGTGTGAGCATTCAGTACTCTCCTTTAGGTCCAAACCAACTCAAGTGGACTGCTGGATCTTGCAAAAGAACTGCATTTTATGTGtgcaagttttattttaagggaATGTGTAAACCACTGGCTTTGTTGGGAGCTGGACAAATAACCTACAGAACAGCCTTCTCAGAGGAGCCATTAAGGACTCAAATGCAGTTATATCCTCTGGGAACTTATGCAGAGATTGTATGTGGTGATAACCAGTCTCACGAGTCATGGTGCACTGGGACGGACGGTTTTTATTGGACAGTCCCCGGTCCATTTTGTCAAACAGAAAAGCAAAACTGCACAGTCATCAATGGTGGATGTGAGCATGAGTGTCGCCAGGATGAAGAAGGGGTTAAATGCATTTGCTACAAAGGTTACAGCCTGAACGAGGATGGACTCACCTGCACCAGGACGGACCTGTGCAGCTTTGACACCTGCGAGCACCGGTCTGTAACGGGAGAGTCTGGATATTCCTGCAAATGTCCACATGGCTTTAAACTGGACACAAACCAGCGCAACTGCGCTGACATCGACGAGTGCGAGTCGCAGATCTGTGAGCAGCATTTGTGCATAAATAGCCATGGCAGTTACACCTGTATGTGTAACCATGGTTACAGGCTGGTTGAGGGTAGGTGCAGTGATGTTGATGAGTGCCTGCAGTCCACTGACATCTGCCCTTATAAATGCGTTAATACTGAAGGCAGCTTCTTATGCACCTGCCAGCAAGGCTTCCACATGGAAGCTGATGGATCTACTTGCATCCCTGATGTGGTGAAAGCATCACCTGCTTCATCAGATAACCAAACCTCAGAGGGGACAGAGAAAACCAGCAAAGATTCCTCAGCCACAGACGAGCTCCAGCAGCAGTCCCGTCACACTGAGGCACCACCTTCAGAGTCAGAGCTCGCCAACGTCACGAGCAGGGATCAGCAGAGCAACGTCTCCTTGGTGACGAGTGTTTCTAACACCGCTAACTCCAAAGTGATCATCTGCGTCCTCGGTTCACTCATTCCCCTGCTGCTCCTGCTCGCAGTGACCGTGGCTATTgccatttttagatgcagtcaAACAGAAAAAGCAGCCAAGAAAAACACCACCACAGATGGCTACTGCTGGGTGTCATCTGGATTTGATCCACGTTTAGAGAAACTGTACGAGTCTATTTTGACTGATGACCTATGA